A window from Felis catus isolate Fca126 chromosome B1, F.catus_Fca126_mat1.0, whole genome shotgun sequence encodes these proteins:
- the CCDC96 gene encoding coiled-coil domain-containing protein 96 — MDGLSEHPGDPEAEDGDVASLSSKLSGVKAISGLQSPAEPPEPESQPEQGTVEASAGGAAEDEPAEPREGPAATEAGGEAEPGGPEWPAELEPQPEPEPPEPAEAGPEETAQPGPEDGLAEPEEQAEAETEEEGDREVDEEEEEEEEKEREKVAAAAVQRRRKEAPSQVSLPLSTTGREEAVSAREAEGEERQGAESEEMEELGLLRSPRRSQVKLKDEEESLDDEDGEWTEEVQRLQEQQLRAELLQQYQSLVAERGHYQRYNIYLQHKISEALRKKKGPDAAQVPDKGAEPEAPGKEQAYLRYLAMLEELRKQRADDLDWYHQELEQLKREGTEERARVEKEWRAFQALKKQVTVQAMGGSWMRGGRQAALRQVGQIQALEDKKEKEMSAVRLENVQLKQSLAHLETRMRAQEDLTEGLLLIDFEQLKIENQTFNEKVEERNEELLKLRNKVTRNVQIVTHVKEKLHFVDLQNACKKSQLLEIEAQVALRRDILTKTKKARDGLRIDNIKLNQKCGLLGKEPLLCDLEEKVDKAKLLRQRLESLKRHHARLIMSCRGVKQKMREAKAFLPS; from the coding sequence ATGGACGGCCTCTCCGAGCACCCTGGGGACCCCGAGGCGGAAGACGGAGATGTGGCGAGCCTGTCCTCGAAGCTGTCCGGGGTCAAGGCCATCTCAGGCCTCCAGTCCCCGGCCGAACCGCCGGAGCCGGAGTCGCAACCGGAGCAGGGGACCGTAGAGGCTTCGGCAGGAGGCGCCGCCGAGGATGAGCCCGCCGAGCCCCGGGAAGGGCCGGCGGCCACGGAGGCTGGGGGCGAGGCGGAGCCCGGAGGGCCGGAGTGGCCGGCCGAGCTCGAGCCCCAGCCGGAACCCGAGCCCCCGGAGCCGGCTGAGGCCGGGCCTGAGGAGACAGCCCAGCCGGGGCCTGAAGACGGGCTCGCGGAACCGGAGGAGCAGGCGGAGGCAGAgacggaggaggagggggacagggaggtggacgaggaggaggaggaggaggaggagaaggaaagagagaaggtggCGGCAGCGGCGGTCCAGCGCAGGAGGAAGGAAGCCCCGTCTcaggtctctctgcctctgtccacCACCGGCCGGGAAGAGGCTGTGTCAGCTCGGGAGGCcgagggggaggagaggcagggggcGGAGAGCGAGGAAATGGAGGAGCTGGGCCTGCTAAGAAGCCCGCGGAGAAGCCAGGTAAAGCTGAAAGATGAGGAGGAGAGCCTCGACGATGAGGACGGTGAATGGACCGAAGAGGTGCAGAGGCTGCAGGAGCAGCAGCTGCGCGCTGAGCTCCTGCAACAGTACCAGTCGCTGGTGGCGGAGCGCGGCCACTACCAGCGCTACAACATTTACCTGCAGCACAAGATCTCCGAGGCGCTGCGCAAGAAGAAGGGCCCGGATGCAGCCCAGGTGCCCGACAAGGGCGCGGAGCCCGAGGCCCCGGGGAAAGAGCAAGCGTACCTGCGCTATCTGGCCATGCTGGAGGAGCTGAGGAAGCAGCGGGCGGACGACCTGGACTGGTATCACCAGGAGCTGGAGCAGCTGAAGCGGGAGGGCACGGAGGAGCGCGCCAGGGTGGAGAAGGAATGGCGAGCCTTCCAGGCGCTCAAGAAGCAGGTGACGGTGCAGGCCATGGGCGGCTCCTGGATGAGGGGCGGTCGCCAGGCCGCCCTGCGGCAGGTGGGGCAGATCCAGGCGCTGGAGgacaagaaggagaaggagatgagCGCCGTGAGGCTAGAGAACGTGCAGCTGAAACAGAGCTTGGCGCATCTCGAGACCCGGATGAGGGCCCAGGAGGACCTGACGGAGGGTCTGCTCCTCATCGATTTCGAACAGCTCAAGATTGAGAACCAGACGTTCAATGAAAAAGTCGAGGAGCGAAATGAGGAACTTTTAAAACTGCGCAACAAGGTGACCCGCAACGTGCAAATCGTGACCCACGTGAAGGAAAAGCTACACTTCGTGGATTTGCAAAACGCATGCAAGAAGTCACAGCTTTTGGAGATTGAGGCTCAGGTAGCCCTAAGGAGGGACATCTTGACCAAGACTAAGAAGGCCCGGGACGGCCTGAGGATTGACAACATCAAGTTGAACCAGAAGTGTGGGCTTCTGGGCAAGGAGCCACTCCTTTGCGACCTGGAAGAGAAAGTGGACAAGGCAAAACTGCTCAGGCAGCGTCTGGAATCCCTGAAGCGCCATCACGCCAGGCTCATTATGTCCTGCAGAGGCGTGAAGCAGAAGATGCGGGAAGCCAAAGCCTTTCTCCCATCTTAA
- the TADA2B gene encoding transcriptional adapter 2-beta: MAELGKKYCVYCLAEVSPLRFRCTECQDIELCPECFSAGAEIGHHRRYHGYQLVDGGRFTLWGPEAEGGWTSREEQLLLDAIEQFGFGNWEDMAAHVGASRTPQEVMEHYVSMYIHGNLGKACIPDTIPNRVTDHTCPSGGPLSPSLTTPLPPLDISVAEQQQLGYMPLRDDYEIEYDQDAETLISGLSVNYDDEDVEIELKRAHVDMYVRKLRERQRRKNIARDYNLVPAFLGKDKKDKERPAKRKITKEEKELRLKLRPLYQFMSCKEFDDLFENMHKEKMLRAKIRELQRYRRNGITKMEESAEYEAARHKREKRKENKSAAGARRGREDGRDGEFAAIENLPGFELLSDREKVLCSSLNLSPARYVTVKTIIIKDHLQKRQGIPSKSRLPSYLDKVLKKRILNFLTESGWISRDAS, encoded by the exons ATGGCGGAGCTCGGTAAGAAGTACTGCGTGTACTGCCTGGCCGAGGTGAGCCCGCTGCGCTTCCGCTGCACCGAGTGCCAGGACATCGAGCTGTGCCCCGAGTGCTTCTCCGCCGGCGCCGAGATCGGCCACCACCGCCGCTACCACGGCTATCAGCTGGTGGACGGCGGGCGCTTCACGCTGTGGGGGCCCGAGGCCGAGGGCGGCTGGACCAGCCGCGAGGAGCAGCTGCTGCTGGATGCCATCGAGCAGTTCGGCTTCGGAAACTGG GAAGATATGGCCGCTCACGTTGGAGCTTCCCGCACCCCCCAGGAGGTGATGGAGCATTACGTAAGCATGTACATCCACGGAAACCTGGGGAAAGCCTGCATCCCCGACACCATCCCCAACCGGGTGACCGACCACACGTGCCCCAGCGGAGGgcccctctctcccagcctcacCACCCCCTTGCCTCCCCTAGACATCTCGGTGGCCGAGCAGCAGCAGCTGGGCTACATGCCGCTGCGCGACGACTACGAGATCGAGTACGACCAGGACGCCGAGACGCTCATCAGCGGGCTCTCGGTCAACTACGACGACGAGGACGTGGAGATCGAGCTGAAGCGCGCGCACGTGGACATGTACGTGCGCAAGCTCAGGGAGAGGCAGCGGCGCAAGAACATCGCCCGCGACTACAACCTGGTGCCCGCCTTCCTGGGCAAGGACAAGAAGGACAAGGAGCGGCCGGCCAAGCGCAAGATCaccaaggaggagaaggagctgCGGCTGAAGCTGCGGCCGCTCTACCAGTTCATGTCGTGCAAGGAGTTCGACGACCTGTTCGAGAACATGCACAAGGAGAAGATGCTGCGGGCCAAGATCCGCGAGCTGCAGCGCTACCGGCGCAACGGCATCACGAAGATGGAAGAGTCGGCCGAGTACGAGGCGGCGCGGCACAAGCGTGAGAAGCGGAAGGAGAACAAGAGCGCGGCGGGCGCCCGGCGGGGCCGGGAGGACGGCAGGGACGGCGAGTTTGCGGCCATCGAGAACCTGCCCGGCTTCGAGCTCCTGTCCGACCGCGAGAAGGTGCTCTGCAGCTCCCTGAACCTGAGCCCCGCGCGCTACGTGACCGTGAAGACGATCATCATCAAAGACCACCTGCAGAAGCGACAGGGGATCCCCTCCAAAAGTCGCCTGCCTAGCTATTTGGACAAAGTGCtaaagaaaaggattttaaatttCCTCACGGAAAGCGGTTGGATCTCCAGGGACGCCTCCTGA
- the GRPEL1 gene encoding grpE protein homolog 1, mitochondrial: MAARCVRVARRSLPALALSLRSSPRLLCTAMKQKNSGQNLEEDVGQNEQKTDTPSTEKILLDEKAKLEEQLKETVEKYKRALADTENLRQRSQKLVEEAKLYGIQGFCKDLLEVADILEKATQSVPKEEVKDDNPHLKNLYEGLVMTELQIQKVFTKHGLLRLDPVGAKFDPYEHEALFHTPVEGKEPGTVALVSKVGYKLHGRTLRPALVGVVKAA; encoded by the exons ATGGCGGCTCGGTGCGTGAGGGTGGCGCGGCGTAGCCTCCCGGCTTTGGCACTGTCTCTTAG ATCCTCTCCTCGGCTGTTGTGCACGGCTATGAAACAGAAGAACAGTGGCCAGAACCTGGAAGAGGACGTGGGtcaaaatgaacagaagacagaTACTCCCTCTACAGAGAAGATACTCCTGGACGAGAAGGCCAAGCTAGAAGAGCAGCTGAAGGAGACCGTG gaaaaatatAAGCGAGCTTTGGCAGATACTGAGAATTTGCGACAGAGGAGCCAAAAATTGGTGGAAGAGGCAAAATTATATG GCATCCAGGGCTTCTGTAAGGACCTGCTGGAGGTCGCAGACATCTTGGAGAAGGCGACGCAGAGTGTCCCGAAGGAGGAGGTTAAAGACGACAACCCGCACCTGAAGAACCTGTACGAGGGGCTCGTGATGACGGAGCTCCAGATCCAGAAGGTGTTCACGAAGCACGGCCTGCTCCGGCTGGACCCCGTGGGGGCCAAGTTTGACCCCTATGAGCACGAGGCCTTGTTCCACACGCcggtggaggggaaggagccgGGCACGGTGGCACTGGTCAGCAAAGTGGGTTACAAGCTACACGGGCGCACCCTGCGGCCCGCCCTGGTAGGGGTGGTGAAGGCGGCGTAG